A window of the Isosphaera pallida ATCC 43644 genome harbors these coding sequences:
- a CDS encoding DUF1559 domain-containing protein produces MNPTRRRRATWAPVAAALIGWGATLGVALPVSVSRVQAQNAENSPARLVPGEQLVYYLEWVGLDARRDDWNRTAAAQVLNEAGYGRILNQIVEQIASYAERSMGPNGPDLDFVRAVVTRVVDRGFALGVQANFAEPVQGNPLRAAVAVFTGVGRNDLRPTLEVLLGQFGFNTVQAEDVTYWILPPPPVFETAAIWFVGEDLVIAAGQDNVAQLVNDVAQGRSPSALKNPIRERLVNPTDAQAIRALGLGFIELEGVPFGAASQALGLDGLKRVESVIGFQGAALATEARIVAPAPRRGLLTLLDQPGLDWDNPPPIPAEVNDFTIVSFDPAAAIKLAKTLTGEFDPRAPAQIDQTLADIKTRFQIDLEGDWIKAIGHQFSFFVVPPSENDNLNMLYFRVPKVAMVAQPRDPAQFRAGLDRTMNAVNPLLANAGMPMFDAAFEEMGMRFEFPEGPPASGQLQFRKLKTGDGWALTIPPAVFPMNVGVRPTALVGPRDFVLSVSPEAARQVTAIRAGEQPSWFEQKSNRQLIQDLKTGGKPILFAITDPRDTTPQFLMNVPAMVQGLAGFTAYLNPDAPPFVLEIDPDDIPSRASLRKPLFPNTVLASVDDFGLTIRTRTSLPAANVGVSTGAFATALMLPAVQSAREAARRTQCANNLKQMAIAAFNYEVVYGRFPDDIRDPKTGEPLLSWRVAILPYLEQQNLYNRFKLDEPWDSPHNLELLNEMPAIFRCPSDDTMGEGMTGYLSFRGPGAFLDRPGGTSLVEISDGTSNTIMVAEGLEGVEWTRPRDFTFDPEAEMPVEGIGSKHPGGYNALFGDGSVRFLRTTLDPQTLKALITRNGGEIINPNGLLP; encoded by the coding sequence ATGAATCCCACGCGACGGCGTCGCGCGACCTGGGCACCGGTCGCCGCGGCCCTGATCGGTTGGGGAGCGACCCTGGGCGTCGCCCTCCCCGTGTCCGTCTCCCGCGTTCAGGCTCAGAACGCGGAGAACTCCCCGGCGCGTCTGGTTCCGGGCGAGCAACTGGTCTACTATCTTGAATGGGTCGGTCTGGACGCCCGCCGCGACGACTGGAACCGCACCGCCGCCGCTCAGGTTCTCAACGAAGCCGGATATGGACGAATCCTTAACCAAATCGTTGAGCAAATCGCCTCCTATGCGGAACGATCGATGGGGCCCAATGGGCCCGACCTTGATTTCGTTCGCGCCGTAGTGACACGGGTGGTCGATCGCGGCTTCGCCCTGGGGGTTCAGGCCAACTTCGCCGAGCCGGTTCAGGGGAATCCATTACGCGCGGCGGTGGCGGTCTTCACCGGAGTGGGCCGCAATGATCTGCGGCCGACTCTCGAGGTGCTGCTGGGGCAATTCGGGTTCAACACGGTCCAAGCCGAAGACGTAACCTATTGGATTTTGCCGCCGCCCCCTGTCTTTGAAACTGCCGCGATCTGGTTCGTGGGCGAGGACCTGGTCATCGCCGCCGGGCAGGACAACGTGGCCCAACTCGTCAACGACGTAGCCCAGGGTCGCTCCCCTAGCGCTCTGAAGAACCCGATTCGTGAACGTCTGGTCAACCCGACCGATGCCCAGGCAATCCGGGCGCTCGGTCTGGGCTTCATCGAATTGGAAGGGGTGCCGTTCGGCGCCGCCAGTCAAGCGTTGGGCCTGGATGGTCTCAAGCGTGTCGAGTCGGTCATCGGTTTTCAAGGCGCGGCTCTGGCGACCGAAGCCCGGATCGTGGCACCCGCGCCTCGTCGCGGGCTATTGACCCTGCTGGATCAACCGGGACTCGATTGGGACAACCCGCCGCCCATCCCCGCCGAGGTCAACGACTTCACCATCGTCTCGTTCGACCCCGCCGCCGCCATCAAGCTGGCCAAGACCCTGACCGGCGAGTTCGACCCCCGCGCCCCCGCTCAAATCGACCAGACGCTCGCGGACATCAAAACGCGATTTCAAATCGATCTCGAAGGCGACTGGATCAAGGCGATTGGTCACCAGTTCTCGTTCTTTGTGGTGCCGCCCTCCGAAAACGACAACCTGAACATGCTTTATTTCCGCGTTCCCAAGGTGGCGATGGTGGCCCAACCGCGCGACCCGGCCCAATTCCGCGCCGGGTTGGATCGGACCATGAACGCCGTCAACCCCCTGCTGGCCAACGCGGGGATGCCGATGTTCGACGCCGCGTTTGAAGAAATGGGGATGCGCTTCGAGTTTCCCGAGGGTCCGCCCGCCAGCGGACAGTTGCAATTCCGCAAGCTCAAAACCGGCGACGGCTGGGCGTTGACGATTCCCCCGGCGGTCTTTCCGATGAATGTCGGAGTACGGCCCACCGCGCTGGTCGGTCCGCGCGACTTCGTGCTGAGCGTCTCGCCCGAGGCCGCCCGCCAAGTGACCGCCATCCGCGCGGGCGAACAACCATCCTGGTTTGAACAAAAGTCTAATCGTCAATTGATCCAGGACTTGAAGACGGGCGGCAAGCCGATCCTGTTCGCCATCACCGACCCCCGCGACACCACGCCGCAGTTCCTCATGAATGTGCCGGCGATGGTGCAAGGTCTCGCGGGCTTCACCGCCTACCTCAACCCGGACGCGCCTCCGTTCGTGCTGGAGATCGACCCCGACGACATCCCCTCGCGGGCGTCGCTTCGAAAGCCGCTCTTTCCCAACACCGTGCTGGCCAGCGTGGACGACTTCGGCCTGACCATTCGCACCCGCACCTCGCTGCCCGCGGCTAACGTCGGCGTGAGCACCGGGGCGTTCGCCACCGCCTTGATGCTGCCTGCCGTGCAGTCAGCCCGCGAGGCGGCCCGTCGCACCCAGTGCGCCAACAATCTCAAGCAAATGGCGATCGCCGCCTTCAATTACGAAGTCGTGTATGGACGATTCCCCGACGACATCCGCGACCCCAAAACCGGCGAGCCGCTGCTGTCGTGGCGGGTGGCGATTCTGCCCTATCTGGAACAACAAAATCTCTACAATCGCTTCAAGCTGGACGAACCCTGGGACAGCCCGCACAACCTGGAATTGCTCAACGAGATGCCGGCGATCTTCCGTTGTCCCTCGGACGACACAATGGGTGAAGGGATGACTGGCTATCTCTCGTTCCGTGGTCCCGGAGCGTTTCTGGATCGTCCTGGCGGAACGTCGCTCGTCGAGATCTCTGACGGCACCTCGAACACGATCATGGTGGCCGAGGGCTTGGAGGGTGTTGAGTGGACCCGGCCCCGGGACTTCACGTTCGACCCCGAGGCGGAGATGCCAGTGGAGGGGATCGGCTCGAAGCATCCTGGCGGGTACAACGCCCTGTTCGGGGATGGCTCGGTGCGGTTCCTGCGAACCACGCTCGACCCGCAAACCCTCAAGGCGCTCATCACCCGAAACGGGGGCGAGATCATCAATCCCAACGGACTGTTGCCCTAA
- a CDS encoding DUF1559 domain-containing protein, translated as MIRTRSWIPCGIAALVLVGPGTLALAQTEPRPLQIIPAEEVFGVIGSRGLNADRAAWNQTAAARLVTETQLGPVLQSLGGQALTWFTKNSPPPDDNDAAAKAMPSPREIAALVKHVFDFGFVEAFVGDPSRPETIRIIGVIPKVRGSDNQAVVDRLLDQVGPTRMIGDRSVRFRAEPPLSHAVWYEGSHLVLVAVESRDEANLVAEVERIVAAAQGKSARLADDPRVRNIKPFVPDTTILVQGFLELDRFVAGSEELTKLGLDGLKAVRFQIGARGPAIVTGLRVDLPSPRRGLAAMLDNAGFASTDLPPIPKEAASFVAFDLQPARLVDQGLKIAEEFDPQIRPSVEGFLEQFRERVGFDPRNDLLARFGPRGAFYLQPNVVGDGLDWGGFKVPKPILLMDVNDRPALERTLKQGVARINPVLASLGSVMDWLPGRQGIEFQPNDMLIERPGEPPVDFPPPRGPNVLAMNMGGQQPRRSGNRVSEFRPLKDGRSGYSLTIPPGVMPLPVAIRPTFEFGPKAAVMALNPDLAAEAVAVQTTPGGLWIDQPDHRKLLEGLPPKVLMLAVDDPRESTPYLLANAPVLAQTMMVGAHRAMMTERGEPIKPPILTFDPDDLPTIAQLKAPLFPNVTTVSVDDQGLLIVSSVSVPSIGIGLDSVGTTVPVAIALTLPAVQSAREAARRAQCTNNLKYIGLAMYIYHDTFNRFPDDIRDPKTGEPLLSWRVAILPYLEQQNLYNRFKLDEPWDSPHNRELLKEMPALFRCPSDYTMGEGMTGYLSFRGPGAFLDRPGGTRINEITDGTSNTIMVAESLEGVEWTRPRDFTFDPEAEVPAEGIGSKHPGGYNALFGDGSVRFLKTTLEPQTLKALITRNGGEVISIP; from the coding sequence ATGATTCGCACTCGCTCGTGGATCCCTTGCGGGATCGCGGCGCTCGTTCTGGTCGGGCCGGGGACGTTGGCCCTGGCCCAGACCGAACCGCGTCCGTTGCAGATCATCCCCGCCGAAGAGGTGTTCGGCGTCATCGGCTCGCGCGGCCTCAACGCCGATCGCGCCGCCTGGAACCAAACCGCCGCCGCCCGTCTGGTCACGGAAACCCAACTCGGTCCCGTGTTGCAAAGCCTCGGCGGCCAGGCGCTGACCTGGTTCACCAAGAATTCCCCCCCACCCGACGACAACGACGCCGCCGCGAAAGCGATGCCCTCGCCCCGCGAAATCGCCGCTCTGGTTAAGCATGTGTTCGACTTCGGGTTCGTCGAGGCGTTCGTCGGCGATCCTAGCCGTCCCGAGACCATCCGCATCATCGGGGTCATCCCCAAGGTGCGTGGTTCAGACAATCAAGCGGTGGTCGATCGGTTGCTCGATCAAGTCGGCCCAACACGGATGATCGGCGACCGCTCAGTTCGGTTCCGCGCGGAACCGCCGCTCTCACACGCGGTCTGGTACGAGGGTTCGCACCTGGTGTTGGTGGCCGTCGAGAGCCGGGACGAGGCGAATCTCGTCGCTGAGGTCGAGCGAATCGTCGCTGCCGCCCAGGGCAAGAGCGCTCGTTTGGCCGACGATCCGCGCGTCCGCAACATCAAGCCATTTGTCCCCGATACGACCATCCTCGTTCAAGGGTTCTTGGAACTCGATCGGTTCGTCGCGGGTTCCGAGGAATTGACCAAACTCGGGTTGGATGGACTTAAGGCGGTGCGTTTCCAGATCGGCGCGCGGGGACCAGCGATCGTGACCGGCCTGCGGGTCGATTTGCCCTCGCCGCGACGCGGGTTGGCCGCGATGCTCGACAACGCAGGGTTCGCCTCCACCGACCTGCCGCCGATTCCCAAGGAGGCCGCGAGCTTCGTCGCCTTCGACCTCCAACCGGCTCGATTGGTCGATCAAGGTCTCAAAATCGCCGAGGAGTTCGATCCCCAAATTCGCCCGTCCGTCGAGGGGTTCCTGGAGCAATTCCGCGAACGGGTCGGCTTCGACCCCCGCAACGATCTCCTGGCCCGATTCGGTCCCCGAGGCGCGTTCTACCTCCAACCCAACGTGGTGGGCGACGGTCTGGACTGGGGCGGCTTCAAGGTGCCCAAGCCGATCCTGCTCATGGATGTGAACGATCGTCCCGCCCTGGAGCGGACGCTCAAGCAAGGCGTCGCGCGAATCAACCCCGTCCTGGCCAGCCTGGGCAGCGTCATGGACTGGTTGCCGGGACGGCAAGGGATTGAATTCCAGCCAAACGACATGTTGATTGAGCGCCCCGGCGAACCCCCGGTGGATTTCCCTCCCCCTCGCGGGCCGAATGTTCTCGCAATGAACATGGGTGGCCAACAACCGCGCCGATCCGGCAACCGAGTCTCCGAGTTTCGCCCGCTCAAGGACGGCCGTTCCGGCTATTCCTTGACAATTCCGCCCGGCGTCATGCCGTTGCCGGTGGCGATTCGTCCCACCTTCGAGTTCGGTCCCAAGGCGGCGGTCATGGCGCTCAATCCCGACCTCGCCGCCGAGGCGGTCGCCGTCCAAACGACCCCCGGCGGTCTCTGGATCGACCAGCCCGACCATCGCAAGTTGCTCGAAGGCTTGCCGCCCAAGGTCCTCATGCTGGCGGTGGACGACCCCCGCGAATCGACCCCCTATCTGCTGGCCAACGCCCCGGTGTTGGCTCAAACCATGATGGTCGGCGCGCATCGCGCCATGATGACGGAACGCGGCGAACCGATCAAACCGCCCATTTTGACGTTCGATCCCGACGACCTGCCAACCATCGCCCAGCTCAAAGCGCCGTTGTTTCCGAATGTGACCACCGTTTCGGTGGACGACCAGGGGTTGCTGATCGTCTCCTCGGTCTCAGTCCCCAGCATAGGAATTGGTCTCGACTCGGTGGGCACCACGGTTCCAGTGGCCATTGCTTTGACACTGCCTGCCGTGCAGTCAGCCCGCGAGGCGGCCCGTCGCGCTCAGTGTACCAACAACCTCAAATACATCGGTCTTGCGATGTACATTTACCACGATACGTTCAATCGGTTCCCCGACGACATCCGCGACCCCAAAACCGGCGAGCCGCTGCTGTCGTGGCGGGTGGCGATTCTGCCCTATCTGGAACAACAAAATCTCTACAATCGCTTCAAGCTGGACGAACCCTGGGACAGCCCGCACAACCGGGAGTTGCTCAAGGAGATGCCGGCGTTGTTCCGATGCCCTTCGGACTATACGATGGGTGAAGGGATGACCGGCTATCTTTCATTCCGTGGTCCCGGAGCGTTTCTGGATCGTCCCGGCGGGACGCGGATCAACGAGATCACCGACGGCACCTCCAACACGATCATGGTGGCCGAGAGCCTGGAGGGTGTTGAGTGGACCCGGCCCCGGGACTTCACGTTCGACCCCGAGGCGGAGGTTCCGGCGGAAGGGATCGGCTCGAAGCATCCTGGCGGGTACAACGCCCTGTTCGGGGATGGCTCGGTGCGATTCCTGAAAACCACGCTTGAGCCGCAAACCCTCAAGGCGCTCATCACCCGCAATGGGGGCGAGGTCATTTCGATTCCTTGA
- a CDS encoding serine/threonine-protein kinase, with protein MPDTDLTARDLLDNAVRLGLITQSQANAVLVDAPDGSLKSVESLLSRRNLLTSWQLDRLRKGDSQGFFYGGHRVLFHIAEGTFARVYRGVRQPGNQPIAIKVLRQRFVADRGAIERFRKEAEAGLKLIHPNIVQVYDYGEEQGRHYMTMEFVEGANLREFLRRRVRLPYQEALPMMIGLAQGLKYSLEQGVTHRDLKATNILISTNRQAKLVDFGLAEIEDEKKVERTHSQRTVDYSALERTCGSPKGDPRSDIFFLGCVYYQMLTGQAPMSEVESDDPIRKMMKRSFGAITPISEHRHAPPPELAAIIEKMMKVDLKQRYQSMAEVLADLEAFAARIGGTAPVETRTSKPSRTGGDFEDFDFDTLRPDQIFLPPGSNIPSDPEPELQPQPGGLTSAPPMFLRSSTTEPSHSDAGSTGSFDIEDQSALQDEPGMDQGPSLFDDDDDQDGPTHEEDPSSAGGEFVAFVQPELFCVERQEEVREVFRKSFDKRGLRVFLFSDLDLAMERYREHPTDFILFDADGFGSGAIESFRKLRNLAKQLGRKPRIVLLLGPKQAPLRSSIPENDRLVVLVKPLKMKEITQAVEDQLARSGQSLSS; from the coding sequence ATGCCCGACACCGACCTCACCGCCAGAGACCTGTTGGATAACGCCGTTCGTCTGGGACTCATCACTCAAAGCCAGGCCAACGCCGTTTTGGTCGATGCCCCCGATGGATCGCTCAAGTCGGTCGAAAGTCTGCTCTCACGCCGCAACCTGCTGACCAGTTGGCAACTCGATCGTCTCCGCAAAGGAGACTCGCAGGGCTTCTTTTATGGTGGCCACCGGGTTCTGTTCCACATCGCCGAAGGGACTTTCGCGCGGGTCTACCGCGGTGTTCGGCAACCCGGCAACCAACCGATCGCCATCAAGGTGTTGCGGCAACGGTTCGTGGCCGACCGCGGGGCAATCGAACGGTTCCGCAAAGAGGCAGAAGCCGGCCTCAAACTGATCCATCCCAACATTGTTCAGGTTTACGACTACGGCGAAGAACAGGGTCGCCACTATATGACGATGGAATTCGTCGAGGGGGCTAATCTTCGCGAGTTCCTCCGTCGGCGCGTCCGACTGCCCTACCAAGAAGCTCTGCCGATGATGATTGGGCTGGCCCAAGGCTTGAAATACTCGCTGGAGCAAGGAGTCACCCACCGCGACCTCAAAGCCACCAACATCCTGATCTCCACCAACCGTCAGGCCAAACTTGTGGATTTCGGCCTGGCGGAAATCGAGGACGAAAAGAAGGTTGAGCGGACCCACAGCCAGCGCACCGTCGATTACTCCGCCCTAGAACGAACCTGCGGCAGCCCCAAAGGCGACCCCCGTTCCGACATCTTCTTTCTCGGCTGCGTATATTATCAAATGCTCACCGGCCAAGCACCGATGAGCGAGGTGGAAAGCGACGACCCCATCCGTAAAATGATGAAGCGCAGTTTCGGGGCGATCACGCCGATCAGCGAACATCGCCACGCCCCCCCTCCCGAACTCGCCGCCATCATCGAAAAAATGATGAAGGTCGATCTCAAACAACGCTACCAGAGCATGGCCGAAGTCCTGGCCGATCTGGAAGCTTTTGCTGCTCGAATCGGCGGCACGGCTCCGGTTGAAACCCGAACCTCCAAGCCCTCCAGGACCGGTGGCGACTTCGAAGACTTCGACTTCGACACCCTCAGACCCGACCAAATCTTCCTTCCCCCCGGCTCCAACATCCCATCCGATCCCGAACCCGAATTGCAACCCCAACCCGGTGGGCTGACATCGGCCCCCCCGATGTTCCTCCGCTCCTCCACCACCGAACCGTCCCACTCCGACGCAGGTTCAACCGGCTCGTTCGACATCGAGGACCAGTCCGCCCTCCAAGACGAACCTGGGATGGATCAGGGACCATCCCTTTTCGACGACGACGATGATCAAGATGGTCCGACTCACGAAGAAGATCCCTCATCTGCGGGTGGCGAGTTTGTCGCCTTCGTCCAACCCGAACTGTTCTGCGTCGAACGCCAGGAGGAAGTCCGCGAGGTCTTCCGCAAATCGTTCGACAAGCGTGGTTTGCGTGTCTTCCTCTTCAGCGACCTCGACCTGGCGATGGAACGCTACAGGGAACATCCCACCGACTTCATCTTGTTCGACGCCGACGGGTTCGGCTCCGGCGCGATCGAGTCGTTCCGCAAACTCCGCAACCTCGCCAAGCAACTAGGCCGCAAACCCCGAATCGTCCTGCTCTTGGGTCCCAAGCAAGCCCCATTGCGCAGTTCCATCCCCGAAAACGACCGTCTGGTGGTCCTGGTCAAACCACTCAAAATGAAGGAGATCACCCAAGCGGTCGAGGATCAACTGGCACGCTCGGGTCAGAGTCTCTCTTCATAA
- a CDS encoding RNA recognition motif domain-containing protein: MSNKKLYVGNLTFDTTEDNLIDLFSEYGEVVSAQIIIDRETNRSRGFGFIEMSSGADEAINALHGQDYRGRNLTVNEARPREPRSGGGGGYGGGGGRGGYGGGRGGGYGGGGGGGYGGGGGYGGGRDRY, from the coding sequence GTGTCCAATAAGAAGCTTTACGTCGGTAATCTGACCTTCGACACGACCGAGGACAATCTCATCGATCTGTTCAGCGAGTACGGTGAAGTCGTCTCGGCTCAGATCATCATCGACCGTGAAACCAATCGCTCGCGCGGGTTCGGCTTCATCGAGATGAGCAGCGGCGCGGATGAGGCCATCAACGCGCTTCATGGTCAAGACTACCGGGGGCGCAACCTGACCGTCAACGAAGCCCGTCCACGCGAACCCCGCTCCGGCGGTGGCGGCGGCTACGGCGGCGGTGGCGGCCGCGGTGGCTACGGCGGCGGCCGCGGTGGTGGCTACGGCGGCGGCGGTGGTGGTGGCTACGGCGGCGGTGGCGGCTACGGCGGCGGTCGCGATCGTTATTGA
- a CDS encoding ArnT family glycosyltransferase — MNRSRWLVALLAILTRLALAVSRWNADDPAPDPDGYRTLALALAEGRGFVWNDRPTAYRPPLYPLTLVPLVALAPDEPRWVWPLHALMGAITAVLILETARRWGLGPRASLGAGLIVALDPVLVAQAPLTMTETLAALLVALGTWLAALAERPARSLGLGMVLGLAALCRPSLLPCGLLIVVARAFPTAAPGSRKAAALILLGLVGTLSPWAIRNHLAVGGFILTTTHGGYTLALANNPVYYAEVLNGPAGAVWSGPNQAAWFREINTSLQGLSEPEADAELTARTLRFIAEHPREFVRASLARWGRFWAFAPSSQVFPRAVVLATACWSLPLLTLAALGLTRPTVRRWPGRVAIAWLVGLSLVHLVYWTDLRMRAPLTPVLALLASLAVNDLAGWRTWTPHRNPTLKR; from the coding sequence ATGAATCGATCCCGTTGGCTGGTGGCGCTTTTGGCAATCCTGACCCGTCTGGCGTTGGCGGTATCCCGCTGGAACGCCGACGATCCCGCCCCCGACCCCGACGGCTACCGCACTCTGGCCCTGGCGTTGGCCGAAGGACGGGGATTCGTTTGGAACGATCGGCCCACCGCCTATCGTCCCCCGCTCTACCCTCTGACGCTCGTTCCCCTAGTCGCCCTCGCTCCCGACGAACCGCGTTGGGTTTGGCCTTTACATGCGCTGATGGGAGCCATCACTGCAGTTCTCATCTTGGAAACCGCCCGACGCTGGGGACTAGGGCCTCGCGCTTCGCTGGGAGCTGGTCTCATCGTGGCGCTGGATCCGGTTCTCGTCGCCCAAGCGCCGCTCACCATGACCGAAACTCTCGCGGCGTTGCTCGTGGCGTTGGGAACGTGGCTGGCCGCTCTCGCCGAACGCCCGGCTCGATCGCTGGGGTTGGGGATGGTGCTGGGGCTGGCGGCGCTTTGTCGCCCCAGCCTCTTGCCGTGCGGTCTGTTGATCGTCGTCGCTCGGGCCTTCCCCACCGCCGCGCCGGGGAGCCGCAAGGCGGCTGCTTTGATCCTACTAGGTCTGGTGGGGACGTTGAGTCCCTGGGCGATTCGCAACCACTTGGCGGTCGGCGGCTTCATCCTCACCACAACGCATGGCGGTTACACCCTGGCCTTGGCCAATAACCCGGTGTACTACGCTGAGGTTCTCAATGGTCCCGCCGGCGCAGTCTGGAGCGGTCCTAACCAGGCTGCCTGGTTCCGCGAGATCAACACGTCGTTGCAGGGTTTAAGTGAACCGGAAGCCGACGCCGAACTGACCGCCCGAACCCTGAGATTCATCGCTGAGCATCCCAGAGAGTTCGTCCGCGCTTCACTAGCGCGCTGGGGCCGCTTCTGGGCGTTCGCTCCCTCGTCCCAGGTCTTCCCCCGAGCGGTGGTCCTGGCGACCGCCTGCTGGAGTCTGCCCCTGTTGACGCTGGCCGCCCTCGGATTGACTCGACCCACCGTCCGACGCTGGCCCGGTCGGGTGGCGATCGCCTGGCTCGTGGGTCTTAGCCTGGTTCATCTGGTCTACTGGACCGACTTGCGAATGCGGGCTCCGCTCACACCCGTCCTGGCTCTGCTCGCCAGCCTCGCGGTCAATGATCTCGCCGGTTGGCGAACCTGGACGCCCCACCGCAACCCAACCCTCAAACGTTAA